One segment of Salvelinus alpinus chromosome 1, SLU_Salpinus.1, whole genome shotgun sequence DNA contains the following:
- the LOC139538008 gene encoding zinc finger and BTB domain-containing protein 26-like, whose amino-acid sequence MSSSFSDTLQFRFSSPVHDDSILQKMSLLREDRRFCDVTLVLGSGSFRFPGHRVVLAASSAFLRDQFLLHEGSRELLVTVVPSAEVGRRLLLSCYTGHLEVPLRELVSYLTAASALQMSHVVERCAQAVSQYLDPTLAHLKLERSPETEGTPPPPPDSVKPQPSSACLDEGEMEGETQEDPEDRDHSLTSEDTLDSVHMVHTNSTYPYSPYPYPTGAHRRKQRPPTPCREYRKRTFHPAGSPDHSSSGLADSSQDQEVGGDSGEDIYMLAARHMQGVGGGSPETSFRVLTGAEFSGREQEMLLQRPYLCRKCDRGFHHLDSYVGHLKEHRLYPCLLCGKSFSQKSNLTRHIRVHTGVKPFQCPLCHKTFSQKATLQDHLNLHTGDKPHKCNYCAIHFAHKPGLRRHLKDIHGKSSLQNMFEEVV is encoded by the exons ATGTCATCGTCCTTCTCAGACACACTCCAGTTCCGTTTCTCCAGCCCCGTCCACGATGACTCCATCCTGCAAAAGATGAGCCTGCTGAGAGAGGACCGACGCTTCTGTGACGTCACCCTCGTCCTCGGATCAGGGTCGTTCCGCTTCCCGGGTCACCGGGTGGTTCTGGCGgcctcctctgctttcctccGGGACCAGTTCCTGCTGCACGAGGGGAGCCGGGAGCTGCTGGTGACCGTGGTGCCCAGTGCGGAGGTGGGCCGTCGGCTGCTCCTGTCCTGTTACACAGGCCACCTGGAGGTCCCTCTGAGGGAGCTGGTCAGCTATCTGACGGCAGCGAGCGCACTGCAGATGAGCCACGTGGTGGAGAGGTGTGCCCAGGCCGTCTCTCAGTACCTGGACCCCACCCTGGCCCATCTGAAGCTGGAGAGGAGCCCAGAGACTGAGGggacccctccaccaccaccagacagCGTTAAACCCCAACCCAGCTCAGCATGTCTGGacgagggggagatggagggggagaccCAGGAGGACCCAGAGGACAGGGACCACAGCCTGACCTCAGAAGACACTCTGGACAGTGTCCACATGGTACACACTAACAGCACGTACCCTTACAGCCCGTACCCTTATCCGACGGGCGCCCACAGACGCAAGCAGCGCCCACCCACGCCATGCAGAGAGTATAGGAAGAGGACCTTCCACCCAGCAGGAAGTCCTGACCATAGCAGTTCAGGATTGGCTGACAGCTCCCAGGACCAGGAAGTGGGCGGGGACTCTGGAGAGGACATATACATGCTTGCTGCTCGTCATATGCAGGGGGTTGGGGGCGGGTCTCCCGAGACCTCCTTCAGAGTTCTGACGGGGGCAGAGTTTTCAGGACGGGAGCAGGAGATGCTCCTCCAGAGACCCTACCTGTGCAGGAAGTGTGACCGAGGGTTCCACCACCTGGACAGCTACGTGGGACACCTAAAGGAACACAGGCTCTACCCGTGTCTTctctgtgggaagagcttcagccAGAAAAGCAACCTGACCCGACACATCAGGGTTCACACAGGGGTCAAGCCTTTCCAG TGCCCGCTTTGCCACAAGACCTTTTCCCAGAAGGCCACGCTGCAAGACCACCTTAACCTCCACACAGGGGACAAGCCACACAAGTGCAACTACTGCGCCATCCATTTCGCACACAAACCAGGCCTCCGGCGCCACCTCAAGGACATCCATGGCAAGAGCAGCCTTCAGAACATgtttgaggaggtggtgtga